The DNA window GGTGGGCAGGGCCAGAGGGGGGGTAAAGCTCCTCGAGAACCACTTGGTGGCTGTCAGAGAATCTGCTCACCTATCACTCACTCACTGCCCGGCTCCTCCATCAGGCTATAGGCGGGACTGAGGATGAAACGAGATGGTGGATACAGCACACTCAGCTTTGTCTTACCCTACCACTCAAGAGCCTGTTTTCATCCTAGGCATAGAGACAACCCTGCTCGGCCTCCGAAGGCTGAAAACAGTGGCTGTGGACAACCTCCAGAGCCACCCGTGTCACAGGTGCTCAGCCTCTCTAAGCCTTGCATGTTCACCTGGGACCTGGGACCATGTCACTGATCGCCTCTCAGGGCATGCCATGGTACAGTCAGTGTCTGACAGAGTTGGGTTTTATGatcccacccccaccttcaagcCCGAGTGGGAGAAGATAGATTCAGactttattttctaaattctCTCTACTCAGCCACCTGCAATGGCCAGGCAGACCGACATAAATTAAAGTTTGTCCAGGGACAGGCTGAGCTGGGCCCTGATCAGTCCCAGCCGAAGTCCTGGCCCGTCATCTGGTAGAACTTGAGGTTGAACGGCCGGTAGAAAGCCTGCAGCCGCCGAACCACAGCCTCCGGCACTCGGGGGTGAGGCCGGCCCTTGGATTTACCCAGGCAGCGGGGGCGACCACTGCCCTGGGCCTTTTTGAGGCAGGGGAAGCCCTTGGTAGCATTGAAGTAGAAGTGTTTGTCAGTGACAACCCGTTTGAGGCCCAAAAAGTCCTGTACGCGACCCATTTCACCCGCTGGGTCACTGACCAGGCGCTCGCCGCTGACGAACAGGAAGTGGGACAGAGGGAAGTAGCGCAGCCAGTTGTCCAAGTGCTGGGCATAGAGACCAATGCGCACAGCACTCCAGGCTGTGTCCACAGGACCCAGGCCATGGCGGAAGGCCAGGGCGCGGAAGCTAGGCAGGCCTGGGGTCTTGGAGAGTGTCTGTGCGTAATCAGAGATGGCCCGAGTCACGGGGTTCCGCACCACCACGATCAGCTTGGTGTCTGGGGACATGGCATGGATTCGGCGCGGAGCCTCCTGAGTCACAAAGTAGCTGGGTGTCTTCTCCATGGTGATCTGCCCGTCCAGGGTACGTGGCATCAGACCCCTGTGGAACGGGCAGCAGGAGTAACCGATCATAACACACATCTCTCCCAAGGCCATCTTCCCCTCTCAATTAGACCAACCCTCAGAACCAGGAGCCAACCCCTCCTCCTCTGAAGAAGGCCCAGGCCAAGGAAGActatcctcctcccctcctaggtTCACCTCCCCTAAAGTGCAGGGGGGGTCCTGCCCATTGTGGGCCTGCAGTAGAGCCCCAAACCAGCCCCACCTTAGTCGGCATGGCTCTAGGGCAACAGCCTAGACAACCTCAGAGGGCAACAGCCACCAAGACATTCTTCAAGTTCTGTGACCCTTTTCCCTGAAATGCCACCTCCATAGAAACCTAGTAAGCCCCACACCACAGACCAACCCATTCCAAAGCTGCCTCACCCAGCCTTGACCAGGCACCCCTGAGGCTGGCCAGCACAGACCCTGCATGCCTCTTTACTGTAATCACTGACCATGAACTAGGTCATCAATTATTACTGACAAATGCAGCTACCAATGTctggcctctccctccctcccttaaaTTTAATTACATCTCCTCTTAACCTTTAGTTTTCTGTCTGGGCCCAGCTAAGAACATCAAACAGCCATCAGCAGCGCCCAGCACCCTTAAGAAAGTTAGTAATATGGCTCTGATCTACCTGGGGGCCTGTCCCAAGGTCCCTAGTGGCCCTAGGGTACTAGGAACCAGTATTCCTGAAATTGCCTTTATTCTGAAGGAGAGTGTTGACCTAATCCAAACGTTCAGGGAAAGTCAGCTGACGACACCCACACAGAGCACCTAGCCCAGGCAGGCCCAGGCACCCCGAGAGGTGTCCTTGGGCTGCACCTGACAGTTGGTACACAGTGAGTTAGGGCAGGGGAGGGTGGGTCAGCTGAGCAAACACAGCTCCAAAGAAAAGGTAGGAACTAGGTCAACAGAGGCAGAGGGGTGGGGCTTAGATACAGCTGCCCAGCGCTGACTCCCCCCTTAGGGATACTGCTCTCCCCTTCCTaacaatccccaggacccactcTAGCCAAGCTGACATACCGGACAAAGCCCAGCTTTACTGACCttcattctcttctctctgttcagGCTCCCTAGAGAATACAATACAGGGCAGGTAAAAATGCACAGGACCCATACCGGGGTGCTTGGTTTGGGGGTGCTTATGAAAGTTAGTGATAGGGCACTAATCTATCTGGGTCCTGTCCCAAGGTCCTTAGTGGCCCTAGGGTACCAGGAACCAGCATTCTAGGCAGGggatatgtacatgtacatagaTCAGGCAAGAGTGAGATCAGGCCCAGACACAGTGGCACATGTCTATAACCTCAGGACTCTGGGGACTGAGGCAGAGATGTTGGAGAATTTGAAAACGGGGTAAACCACACAAGACCATGTTGTctcagagggagagggagaggcacCCGCCAGCAGTGCCCGGCTCCTGACATCACCCATGACCAAAGCGGAGAAGGGCGAGCGGCATGTAGGAAACTGCAGAACAAGGATCCAGGCAAAGCTGGTCTACGGAAGTTATAAGAGCACGTGTCTCTCTCCTCCATCTGGATGGCATGGTGAATCAGTAACCTTCCTCCCCCATTGGACAGGCAGGCATCttaagactgagaaagaatagaaaGTGCTGAGGGAAAATGATAGGCCTCGGGCCTCCTCCTGGCCCACCTGAAAGGAGGGAGTCCATGAGACTTCTGTTTCCAAAGCCCCTGCCCCCAATACTCTACCTTGTGTAGTCAGGAAACACATGGGAATGGCACCCAGACATTGGAGGGGG is part of the Meriones unguiculatus strain TT.TT164.6M chromosome 11, Bangor_MerUng_6.1, whole genome shotgun sequence genome and encodes:
- the Hs3st6 gene encoding heparan sulfate glucosamine 3-O-sulfotransferase 6: MAGSGGLGSGAGDLQGAGQGQGTALRAPRAPLALVALLLIAYCLFALPGRCPPAARAPAPVPAPAEPPPASRRLGGPGLPVASGPGLRRFPQALIVGVKKGGTRALLEFLRLHPDVRALGSEPHFFDRCYDRGLAWYRGLMPRTLDGQITMEKTPSYFVTQEAPRRIHAMSPDTKLIVVVRNPVTRAISDYAQTLSKTPGLPSFRALAFRHGLGPVDTAWSAVRIGLYAQHLDNWLRYFPLSHFLFVSGERLVSDPAGEMGRVQDFLGLKRVVTDKHFYFNATKGFPCLKKAQGSGRPRCLGKSKGRPHPRVPEAVVRRLQAFYRPFNLKFYQMTGQDFGWD